The window ACGGCGTAGACGTGCCAGCCGGTGACGTCCTGTCCGGACGGGAAGGGCGCGCGCCGCACGAGCGGCGTGTCGCCGGAGTAGCCGGGGCCGTGGAGCGCCGAGCTGACCCACGTCGGGTCGCCGACGTTCTCCATGACGTCGATCTCGCCGGTCGCGGGCCACGGGCCGGTGCCTAACGCCCAGAACGCCGGCCAGAGTCCGGCGCCGGCGGGGAGCTTCATGCGGGCGGCGGCGGTGCCGTAGGTGAACTCGACCTTGCCGCGCGTGTCGAGGCGCCCCGAGACGAAGTCGAACCGCTTGCCGTCCGGCGTGGCGAAGCCGGGCGCGGCGCGGGCCGCGATGCGGAGCGCCCCGTTCGCGGCGCCCGCGGCCTCGGCGCCGCGGACGACGCGGAGGGTCGCGCCCGGGCCGCCCTCGTCGTCGACGTACGCCTGCTGCTCGTTGTTGACGGCGCCGTTGGCGGCGTCCGTCGTCCGCACCGTCCACTTGGCGCGGTCGAGCGCGGGGCCGGAGAAGTCGTCGAAGAAAACGACCGTATCGGCGGGCGGCGGCGCGGCGCCCGGCGCGACCGTCGATTGGTGACATGCGGCGACGAACAACGCCGCGGCGAGGGACGCGGAAGGCGCGCGCATTCAGCGCTGGGCCAGCGCGGCGGCGATCGCGCGCTCGGCGAGCGGCGCCATGACGCGGTAGCCCGCCTCGGTCGGGTGCACGCCGTCGGAGGCGAGCTCGCGCCGCATGCCCTGGCGCTCGTCGGCCATGGCCGAGTGGTAGTCGAGGTAGACGCACCCGTGCGCGGCGGCGTAGTCGCGCATCCACGCGTTGAGCGCGACGATCTTGGGCGCGGGCTGGAGCCCGGGCCGCCACGGGTAGTCGTAGACGGGGAGCACCGACGAGAGCACGACGCGGATGCCGTTCGCGCGCGCCAGTTCGGCCATCGAGCTGAGGTTGTCCTCGATCATCTCGAGCGTGGACGGCCCGGTGTTGCCCGCGATGTCGTTGGTGCCGGCGAGGATGACGACCACCTTCGGCTTCAGCGCGATCACGTCCTGGCGGAAGCGGACGAGGAGCTGCGGCGTCGTCTGGCCGCCGATGCCGCGGTTGACGTACGGCTTACCCGGGAACTCGGTCGGAAAGTACCGGGCCCACCCCTCGGTGATCGAGTTGCCGAGAAAGACGACGCGGTCCTCGCCC is drawn from Gemmatimonadetes bacterium T265 and contains these coding sequences:
- a CDS encoding hydrolase, translating into MRAPSASLAAALFVAACHQSTVAPGAAPPPADTVVFFDDFSGPALDRAKWTVRTTDAANGAVNNEQQAYVDDEGGPGATLRVVRGAEAAGAANGALRIAARAAPGFATPDGKRFDFVSGRLDTRGKVEFTYGTAAARMKLPAGAGLWPAFWALGTGPWPATGEIDVMENVGDPTWVSSALHGPGYSGDTPLVRRAPFPSGQDVTGWHVYAVDWAADTLTFRVDGRAVYTVPRSAVERYGRWAFDNPKFLILNLALGGGYPHAVNGAGAPYPGLPDATVRRIQSGAAVVLVDWVRVTRR